One region of Flavobacterium pisciphilum genomic DNA includes:
- a CDS encoding DUF937 domain-containing protein, with protein MNPNLQIELRRFISSNVVSKLNKFYFENDALLIKAIDASIGTILIGAYNKIHEVSLYNELVEIVGVTEFYKEIDFESGRLLSVDDCYKDEGNKLLKRIFDNKKSRITEMVSNEVGIKSETAREVLNFSALLVFSYFNYKKELQEDLQLTLEEQKRGILNSIPLGIKIILGFSSYEVVEEKSKSRFSNSIFNHIFSNSNS; from the coding sequence ATGAATCCAAATTTACAAATTGAACTTAGACGTTTTATTTCTTCAAATGTTGTTTCTAAACTGAATAAATTTTACTTTGAAAACGATGCTTTACTAATTAAAGCGATTGATGCATCTATCGGAACTATTTTAATAGGAGCCTATAATAAAATTCATGAGGTCAGTTTGTATAATGAGTTGGTGGAGATTGTAGGAGTTACTGAATTTTATAAAGAAATAGATTTTGAATCGGGAAGATTATTATCTGTTGATGATTGTTATAAAGACGAAGGCAATAAATTATTAAAACGAATTTTTGATAATAAAAAGTCTAGAATTACCGAAATGGTCTCAAACGAAGTAGGTATAAAAAGTGAAACTGCCCGCGAAGTATTGAATTTCTCTGCACTATTGGTTTTCTCTTATTTCAATTACAAAAAAGAACTACAAGAAGACCTTCAATTAACGCTAGAAGAGCAAAAAAGAGGTATCTTAAATAGTATTCCACTTGGAATTAAAATTATCTTAGGCTTTTCATCATATGAAGTTGTTGAAGAAAAAAGCAAATCTAGATTTTCAAACTCAATTTTCAATCATATTTTTTCAAATAGCAATTCTTAA